In Levilactobacillus brevis, a single genomic region encodes these proteins:
- the uvrA gene encoding excinuclease ABC subunit UvrA, with protein MLNDKIVIHGARAHNLKDIDVTIPKNKLVVISGLSGSGKSSLAFDTLYAEGQRRYVESLSSYARQFLGQMDKPDVDSIDGLSPAISIDQKTTSKNPRSTVGTVTEINDYLRLLWARVGTPICPNDGTKITSQSVEQMVDQVLDLPERTKLQVLSPIVRAKKGQHKKVFDKIRREGFVRVRVDGDIMDIDDVPELNKNQNHDIAIVIDRIVVKSGIRSRLFDSFEAALRLSGGYAIADLIDGEPMIFSEHYACPVCGFTVGELEPRLFSFNAPFGACPDCDGLGVKLEVDLDLVVPDKTKTLREGALAPWNPISSQYYPALLEQAAAAFNVDMDVPFKDLPKADRDLVLYGSQGKEFHFHYENDFGGVRDVDVAFEGVVPNVNRRYKETNSDFTRDVMRKYMAELTCQTCHGYRLNRQALSVQVNHQHIGAVSDLPVDKELAFFKDLKFGEQNQVIAQPILKEIRDRLTFLRNVGLDYLTLSRSARTLSGGEAQRIRLATQIGSNLSGVLYILDEPSIGLHQRDNDRLIASLKQMRDLGNTLIVVEHDEDTMRAADYIVDIGPGAGENGGHVMAAGTPKQVMRSRKSLTGQYLSGKRYIPVPLKRRPGNGKSIRVTGAAENNLKDITVDFPLGEFVVVTGVSGSGKSTLVNTILKRALAQKLNRNSEKPGKYKSIAGVKNIERLVDIDQSPIGRTPRSNPATYTGVFDDVRTLFAQTNDAKMRGYQKGRFSFNTKGGRCEACHGDGILKIEMNFLPDVYVPCEVCHGTRYNSETLEVEYKGKNIADVLDMTVSEALKFFEAIPKITRKLQTIQDVGLGYVKLGQPATTLSGGEAQRMKLASELHKQQNGKNFYILDEPTTGLHTDDIKRLLTVLHRLVDKGNTVLVIEHNLDVIKTADHLIDLGPEGGEAGGNVVATGTPEELAEVKNSYTGQYLKPVLERDKARTEADAESAS; from the coding sequence TTGTTAAACGATAAAATCGTGATTCACGGCGCAAGAGCGCATAACTTAAAGGATATCGACGTCACTATTCCCAAGAATAAGTTGGTTGTCATCAGTGGCCTCTCCGGTTCCGGGAAGAGTTCGTTAGCGTTTGATACCCTCTATGCGGAAGGCCAACGCCGTTACGTAGAAAGTCTATCGTCCTACGCCCGGCAGTTTTTGGGGCAAATGGACAAGCCGGACGTGGACTCGATTGACGGGTTAAGCCCGGCCATTTCGATCGACCAGAAGACGACCTCCAAGAACCCCCGGTCAACGGTCGGTACGGTGACCGAGATTAACGACTATCTTCGACTGCTGTGGGCCAGAGTGGGCACGCCGATCTGTCCTAACGATGGTACGAAGATTACCAGTCAGAGTGTGGAACAGATGGTCGATCAGGTGCTTGACCTGCCGGAGCGGACGAAGTTACAGGTGTTGTCACCGATCGTTCGGGCTAAGAAGGGCCAACACAAGAAGGTCTTTGACAAGATCCGGCGCGAAGGTTTCGTCCGCGTGCGGGTAGACGGGGACATCATGGATATTGACGATGTGCCGGAATTAAATAAGAATCAAAACCACGACATCGCGATTGTGATTGATCGGATTGTGGTCAAGAGTGGGATTCGGTCCCGGTTGTTCGATTCCTTTGAGGCGGCCCTGCGGTTGAGTGGGGGTTATGCGATTGCCGACTTAATCGACGGCGAACCCATGATCTTCTCGGAACATTACGCGTGCCCCGTCTGTGGGTTTACCGTGGGCGAACTGGAACCCCGGCTCTTCTCCTTCAACGCGCCATTTGGGGCTTGCCCGGACTGTGATGGTCTCGGTGTGAAGTTGGAAGTCGACTTAGATCTGGTCGTTCCCGATAAGACCAAGACGCTGCGTGAGGGGGCCTTGGCGCCCTGGAACCCGATCAGTTCGCAATACTACCCAGCCCTCTTGGAACAGGCTGCGGCAGCCTTTAACGTGGATATGGACGTGCCCTTTAAGGACTTGCCTAAGGCGGACCGCGACCTCGTGCTCTACGGGTCGCAGGGCAAGGAATTTCATTTCCACTATGAAAATGACTTTGGTGGTGTCCGTGACGTGGACGTTGCCTTTGAAGGGGTTGTCCCCAACGTTAATCGTCGTTACAAGGAGACCAACAGTGACTTCACCCGTGACGTGATGCGTAAGTACATGGCCGAATTGACCTGCCAGACGTGTCACGGCTACCGGTTGAACCGGCAGGCCTTGAGTGTTCAGGTGAACCATCAACACATCGGAGCGGTCTCTGATCTGCCCGTCGACAAGGAATTGGCTTTTTTCAAGGACCTGAAATTCGGCGAACAGAACCAAGTCATTGCCCAGCCGATTTTAAAGGAAATCCGTGACCGGTTGACGTTCTTACGGAACGTGGGTCTGGATTATCTGACGCTGAGTCGTTCGGCTCGGACGTTGTCCGGTGGGGAAGCGCAACGGATTCGGTTGGCCACGCAGATTGGCTCGAACCTGTCCGGGGTCCTATACATCTTGGATGAACCTTCAATTGGGTTGCACCAACGGGATAACGACCGGTTAATCGCGTCACTGAAGCAGATGCGGGATCTAGGGAATACGTTAATCGTGGTCGAACACGATGAGGATACCATGCGTGCCGCGGATTACATCGTGGATATTGGTCCCGGGGCCGGTGAGAACGGGGGCCACGTGATGGCTGCTGGCACGCCTAAGCAGGTGATGCGTTCCCGGAAATCCTTGACTGGCCAATACCTATCCGGCAAACGTTACATTCCGGTACCTTTGAAGCGGCGACCGGGGAATGGCAAGTCCATTCGCGTGACCGGTGCGGCCGAGAATAATTTGAAGGATATCACGGTAGATTTTCCATTAGGGGAATTCGTCGTGGTAACCGGGGTTTCCGGCTCTGGCAAGTCGACGCTGGTGAACACCATTTTGAAGCGAGCCTTGGCGCAGAAGCTGAATCGGAACTCGGAAAAACCCGGGAAATACAAGAGCATTGCCGGCGTCAAGAACATCGAACGTTTAGTCGACATCGATCAGAGTCCAATCGGACGGACGCCTCGGAGCAACCCGGCAACCTATACTGGCGTGTTTGACGACGTTCGGACACTGTTTGCCCAGACGAACGACGCTAAGATGCGGGGTTACCAGAAGGGCCGCTTTAGCTTCAACACCAAGGGAGGTCGTTGTGAGGCCTGCCACGGTGACGGGATTTTGAAGATTGAGATGAACTTTCTGCCCGACGTCTACGTTCCTTGTGAGGTCTGCCACGGCACGCGGTACAACTCCGAGACGCTGGAAGTCGAATACAAAGGAAAGAATATTGCCGACGTCTTGGACATGACGGTCAGCGAAGCCCTGAAGTTCTTTGAAGCCATTCCTAAGATTACGCGGAAGCTTCAGACCATTCAGGACGTGGGACTGGGCTACGTGAAGTTGGGGCAGCCCGCCACGACCCTGTCCGGTGGGGAAGCCCAGCGGATGAAGTTGGCCTCCGAGTTGCACAAGCAACAGAACGGGAAAAACTTCTACATCTTGGATGAACCCACAACTGGCCTCCACACCGATGATATCAAGCGCCTGTTGACGGTACTTCACCGGCTGGTTGATAAGGGCAACACGGTGTTGGTTATCGAACACAATTTAGATGTCATTAAGACGGCCGATCATTTGATTGACCTAGGTCCTGAAGGCGGGGAGGCCGGCGGAAACGTCGTCGCTACCGGTACGCCGGAAGAATTGGCCGAGGTCAAGAATAGCTATACTGGCCAGTACCTGAAGCCCGTCTTGGAACGGGATAAGGCACGCACGGAAGCAGACGCTGAATCGGCGTCATAA
- a CDS encoding DUF308 domain-containing protein, with protein sequence MFNMNRTRWGFDWSEFILGILFLVAAYGLFRSPKIGLTGLAIIFAIMALLSGFTTIAGYRKLHEATGLRANFALVLGILDILIAVVFFFDMNSAIVTLGYLFAIWFIVDSLERLLVASHLRSFGGFYFWLSIVFDVLALVVGIMLFVHPVVAALSLNGLIAIFFTIFGVNAIWISIARSR encoded by the coding sequence ATGTTTAATATGAATCGAACACGGTGGGGCTTTGACTGGAGTGAATTTATTCTCGGTATCTTATTCTTAGTTGCCGCGTACGGTCTATTCCGCTCACCCAAGATTGGCTTAACTGGTTTAGCGATTATTTTTGCCATTATGGCGCTATTAAGTGGATTTACCACGATTGCGGGTTACCGCAAGTTGCATGAAGCAACGGGCCTGCGAGCTAACTTTGCGTTGGTTTTAGGGATTTTAGATATTCTGATTGCTGTGGTCTTCTTCTTCGACATGAACAGTGCCATCGTAACGTTAGGGTATCTGTTTGCCATCTGGTTTATCGTTGATTCCCTGGAACGTTTACTGGTTGCTAGCCACTTGCGGAGCTTCGGTGGTTTTTACTTCTGGCTCTCGATTGTCTTTGACGTGCTGGCGCTGGTTGTGGGGATCATGTTGTTCGTGCACCCCGTGGTCGCGGCCCTGTCATTGAACGGCTTGATTGCCATCTTCTTCACCATCTTCGGGGTCAACGCCATCTGGATTTCCATCGCTCGTAGTCGGTAA
- the rapZ gene encoding RNase adapter RapZ: MTNEIHLVIITGMSGAGKTVAMQSFEDLGYFCIDNMPPSLLPKFWDLVRESGKLSKIALVIDLRSRAFYDEIVNMLNNVAVHGTMNAQVLFLDASDEELVSRYKETRRSHPLARNGRVMEGIQRERRLLAPIRQAAQLVIDTTSLSPRKLREEIFHNYETESAQVFHIEVMSFGFKYGLPIDADIVMDVRFLPNPYYIPALRNQTGKDQEVYDYVMAQPQTEEFYEQFIKLLTTIVPGYKKEGKANLTIAIGCTGGQHRSVALATRIGQALGNTYPVHVTHRDIEKRKESANRS; encoded by the coding sequence ATGACAAATGAAATCCATTTAGTCATCATAACTGGGATGAGTGGTGCCGGGAAGACCGTCGCCATGCAGAGTTTTGAAGATCTGGGGTATTTCTGTATTGATAATATGCCACCTTCGCTACTACCCAAGTTTTGGGATTTAGTCCGTGAGTCTGGCAAACTGTCGAAGATTGCTCTGGTCATTGATTTACGGTCTCGGGCCTTTTACGATGAAATCGTCAATATGCTGAATAACGTGGCGGTTCACGGCACGATGAATGCTCAGGTCTTATTCCTGGACGCATCCGATGAGGAGCTGGTCTCGCGCTATAAGGAGACCCGGCGTTCCCATCCACTCGCTAGAAACGGCCGGGTGATGGAAGGCATTCAGCGCGAACGGCGGTTGTTGGCCCCGATTCGGCAGGCCGCTCAGTTGGTGATTGACACCACCTCGCTGAGCCCGCGAAAGTTGCGAGAAGAGATTTTTCACAACTACGAGACCGAGTCCGCCCAGGTTTTTCACATCGAAGTCATGTCGTTTGGATTTAAATACGGGCTGCCGATTGACGCCGATATCGTCATGGACGTGCGGTTCCTGCCCAATCCGTACTATATTCCGGCTTTACGGAATCAGACGGGGAAGGATCAGGAAGTCTACGATTACGTCATGGCCCAGCCCCAAACCGAAGAATTTTACGAACAATTTATCAAGCTCCTCACGACCATCGTGCCGGGCTATAAAAAAGAAGGTAAGGCAAATCTTACCATCGCGATTGGCTGTACGGGCGGGCAACACCGCTCCGTAGCCTTGGCGACGCGCATCGGTCAAGCACTAGGCAATACCTACCCAGTCCACGTGACCCATCGCGATATTGAGAAGCGAAAGGAGTCCGCTAACCGCTCATGA